CCATGAGTTTTGCGAGTTTTGCAAGAGCTGCTCCCTTGGAAAGTCCCGGCGGCTGGAGATGGATGGCAAAACCGGTATCTACGACCTGCACCGGCATTCCTGCAAGGAGGCGGCTTACCTCGCCTGCATCCACATCACGGGCAAAGGCAACATCAGAGTACCGGTACTCGCTGCTGTAGAGCCGCAGCTCCTCTCCTTTCGGCTGAAAATGATCAATGATTTTCTGGTAAGCAACAAGACAAAGTTCGCGATCACCCTCGGCATGGCGCGTTCCGGTATATCCATGACGGTACACTCCGCCGTTTTCTGCAATGATGTCACCATCTGTTCCGATCATTTTGGATAAAGCATCAATAAAACAGACGGTATTGCCGGATGCCAGAACCACCGGAATATCTGTATCCACCAGACGACGGATCTCTTCCACGGCATGCATTGAGAGGCGCCGCCGATCATCGGTGAGCGTTCCGTCGATATCGGTGACGAAGGCTTTGGGCATGAAAAATATATTGGGGCCGGCAGGGTTTTAGTGTTTCCGCGGGAAGCATTATCCTGCCTCCTTTTTTCGTGCGATTCTCCTGACCCTCTTCAAGTTACCGGACACGATATGATGAATCGCTCGCAAAAAAAAACACTGGCAGAGATGCTCTTTGGAAGCGGATGACTCTGCCTCTGTTTTTCTGCGGGTTTTTTCCGGGATAATACCCGCCGCGTGGCTGTTCAGCAGGGTTTGATACCTGCGGTCTCAACCATGAAGGTAGCCTCTCCCTCAGGGAGGTTCGGGCTGTCCACGAGCCGGGCAATACGTTTGCCTGCCTTACTCTTCCTGAGGTAGAGACGGAATGTTGCCGAGTGACCGACGATATTGCCGCCGATCGGTTTTGTCGGATCGCCGAAGAAAACACCGGGGTTGGACATGACCTGATTCGTGACGATGGCAACCGCATTCAGTTCATCAACGAGCTTGAAGAGATCATGCAGATGGCGGTTGAGCTTCTGCTGACGTCCGGCAAGGGTACCGCGGCCTGCATACTCGGCACGGAAGAGACCGGTCAGAGAGTCCACAATGATCAGCTTGACCGGCATATCCGTCTCTTTGAGTTCATTCGCCAGATCCCGTGCAGAATCAATCAGAAGCATCTGGTGATCCGAACTGTGGGCACGGGCAACATGGATGTTTGCAAGGAACGTTTCCGCCGACGGAATCTCATATCCTTCGGGAAGCGGCTTTTCAAACTCAAGACCTGCCACCATCTGTTCTATACGCTCCGGGCGGAACGTGTTCTCCGTATCGATGTAGAGGCAGCTGCCGCTAAGGCCGCCCACTTCCTGGGGAAGCTGGCAGTTCACTGCAAGCTGGTGGACAATCTGCGACTTTCCGGAACCGAACTCGCCATAAAACTCGGTAATGGCCTGTGTCTCAATACCGCCTCCCAGAAGTTCATCC
Above is a window of Methanocorpusculum vombati DNA encoding:
- the radA gene encoding DNA repair and recombination protein RadA, with product MTAADIEDIPGVGPATADRLREAGYITVESIATAAPVDLSEAAELGESTAKKIIKAAREIADIGGFKTGTDVLARRQEVLKLSTFVPEVDELLGGGIETQAITEFYGEFGSGKSQIVHQLAVNCQLPQEVGGLSGSCLYIDTENTFRPERIEQMVAGLEFEKPLPEGYEIPSAETFLANIHVARAHSSDHQMLLIDSARDLANELKETDMPVKLIIVDSLTGLFRAEYAGRGTLAGRQQKLNRHLHDLFKLVDELNAVAIVTNQVMSNPGVFFGDPTKPIGGNIVGHSATFRLYLRKSKAGKRIARLVDSPNLPEGEATFMVETAGIKPC
- a CDS encoding phosphoglycolate phosphatase, with amino-acid sequence MPKAFVTDIDGTLTDDRRRLSMHAVEEIRRLVDTDIPVVLASGNTVCFIDALSKMIGTDGDIIAENGGVYRHGYTGTRHAEGDRELCLVAYQKIIDHFQPKGEELRLYSSEYRYSDVAFARDVDAGEVSRLLAGMPVQVVDTGFAIHLQPPGLSKGAALAKLAKLMGLTPADFLAAGDSVNDVSMLKSAGIAVVPANASPEARAAADDIMDKPFGEGTAEALARYFP